A stretch of Chthonomonas sp. DNA encodes these proteins:
- a CDS encoding LacI family DNA-binding transcriptional regulator, which produces MRITQQDIARIAGVSQATVSRVVGGDVRVESDIRDRVLGAMRDNNYSPDARARSLRQQRTHLIGLVMRREARDLQGDPFFSILSAEILGYLSSTPYHLCVDIAASALRQEYIYDEMLRTRRVDGLILVESEPKDDRIARLQRDEFPFVLIGNPGDVEAMHSVDNDNVRAGVIATSHLVEQGFKRIAFLSGPESLTVSRDRLDGYAQVLKASNLPAKVYHSEFGFEATRRSAINALRDPFSPDALVVLDDFMAMAVADAARELGLAIPARLGLVSFNDTNICHLIPGGLTSVSLNIPEIVRQSCGRLLRIIEDSADGEDRRKIVPTELKVRGSSLRRPEVAML; this is translated from the coding sequence ATGAGGATTACACAACAAGACATCGCAAGGATTGCGGGAGTTTCACAGGCGACGGTGTCGCGTGTGGTCGGCGGGGACGTGCGCGTCGAATCCGACATTCGCGATCGCGTGCTGGGTGCCATGCGGGACAACAACTACAGTCCTGATGCGAGAGCTCGCTCACTGCGCCAGCAGCGCACCCACCTTATTGGCCTCGTAATGCGGCGCGAAGCGCGCGATCTTCAGGGCGATCCGTTCTTTTCAATTCTTAGTGCCGAAATTCTGGGCTATCTGTCCAGCACCCCGTACCACCTCTGCGTGGACATCGCTGCGAGCGCCCTGCGACAAGAGTACATTTACGACGAAATGCTCCGCACCCGCCGCGTGGACGGCCTGATCTTGGTCGAAAGCGAGCCGAAGGACGATAGAATTGCTCGCCTCCAGCGCGATGAATTCCCGTTCGTTTTGATCGGCAACCCGGGCGACGTAGAAGCGATGCACTCGGTCGACAACGATAACGTGCGGGCCGGTGTCATTGCTACCAGCCACCTCGTCGAGCAGGGATTCAAGCGCATTGCCTTTCTGTCCGGCCCGGAGAGCTTGACCGTCAGCCGGGACCGATTGGACGGATACGCTCAGGTGCTCAAGGCATCAAACCTGCCTGCCAAGGTCTACCATAGCGAATTTGGCTTCGAGGCCACCCGCCGTAGCGCGATCAACGCACTGCGCGACCCGTTCTCGCCCGATGCTCTGGTGGTTCTGGATGACTTCATGGCCATGGCGGTGGCAGACGCTGCGCGCGAACTTGGCCTCGCGATTCCGGCTCGGCTCGGGCTGGTGAGCTTCAACGACACCAATATCTGTCACCTGATTCCGGGTGGTCTGACGTCTGTCAGCCTGAACATTCCCGAGATCGTCCGCCAATCGTGCGGTCGACTCCTGCGAATCATCGAAGATTCGGCTGATGGGGAAGATCGCCGCAAGATCGTTCCGACCGAACTCAAGGTCCGCGGATCCTCACTCAGGCGTCCTGAGGTCGCAATGCTATGA
- a CDS encoding DUF3459 domain-containing protein, giving the protein MTLALASAITALLSAQVKHEFVFTAPSAGVKTVHVAGTFNGWSYGTNPMTVDPDGRTWRTDVTLDVGKHLYKFVLNGTDWITDPNAKTETDGGGHVNSVLLLAPEGYGTPAKRGDGVLTETAIRHAQASPMINFDRGRLSLRVDVRSNDAQRVEAKVTRGGKAETAPMRVIDSNELRERYEYAMPWDGKSPLSYRFVITDGATRRAVTMGGKDFQVTATSYVGPRVPNWVEKTIFYQIFPDRFENGDAKNDPAEVSPWSAMPTYLTRFGGDAVGIEKRLDHLKKLGVNGVYINPIMKAPAYHRYDPVDFYQVDPEFGTNQEFGRLTRAMQSNGIRVVLDQIFDHVGTTFPPFVDLLKNQQASKFKDYFFVNEWPVEVRKNPPYLGWYNVESMPKVNLANPELKKYLLDSVNFWHEHAQLSGWRLDVANEVPQWFWREFRQRVKTIDPDAWIVGEVWSDANQWLQGDQWDASMNYPFQYAVRDFLAKKTMTAKEFTFQLMQVYGLYAPQVSRNQLNFLSTHDTPRFIHEAGNDRSAQKLAAVVQFTWPGAPSVYYGEELGMEGAHDPDNRRPMRWDLANDGNDMFAHYRKLIALRHRHPILVEGDPVALETSNSTDVAAFGRTLGAQRAVIAINRANSPQTAVVKVNNFGKGADVLGSQAVTSQSRSLTIRLAPRSAAVVLNRRAYPETVSIYHFDHSNHSMEAPQ; this is encoded by the coding sequence ATGACCCTTGCGCTCGCCTCAGCGATTACCGCACTCCTTAGCGCTCAAGTGAAGCATGAATTCGTATTCACGGCTCCGAGTGCTGGCGTCAAGACGGTCCACGTGGCGGGCACGTTTAACGGTTGGAGCTACGGAACCAACCCGATGACGGTCGATCCTGATGGTCGGACATGGCGCACGGACGTGACGCTTGATGTCGGTAAGCACCTGTACAAGTTTGTTCTCAACGGCACCGATTGGATCACTGATCCGAACGCGAAGACCGAGACCGACGGCGGCGGTCACGTGAACTCTGTGTTGCTTCTCGCGCCGGAGGGGTACGGCACGCCAGCCAAGCGAGGCGATGGGGTCCTGACCGAGACTGCAATTCGCCACGCCCAAGCGTCCCCCATGATCAACTTCGACCGTGGGCGACTTTCACTCCGGGTGGACGTCCGAAGCAACGACGCCCAGAGAGTTGAGGCGAAAGTGACGCGCGGCGGGAAGGCTGAGACCGCGCCAATGCGGGTCATCGATTCGAACGAGTTGCGGGAGCGGTACGAGTACGCGATGCCTTGGGACGGCAAGTCGCCCTTAAGCTATCGCTTCGTGATCACCGATGGAGCGACCCGGCGTGCGGTGACCATGGGCGGGAAGGACTTCCAGGTTACTGCGACTTCGTATGTCGGTCCGAGAGTCCCCAACTGGGTTGAGAAGACGATCTTCTATCAGATTTTTCCTGATCGATTTGAGAACGGCGATGCGAAGAACGATCCTGCGGAAGTGTCGCCTTGGTCGGCGATGCCGACGTACCTGACCCGGTTCGGTGGCGATGCGGTCGGAATCGAGAAGCGACTCGACCACCTCAAGAAGCTGGGCGTCAATGGCGTTTACATCAACCCGATCATGAAGGCCCCGGCCTACCATCGGTACGACCCGGTTGACTTCTACCAAGTCGATCCGGAGTTTGGGACCAACCAAGAGTTCGGCAGGCTGACTCGGGCGATGCAGAGCAACGGTATCCGAGTGGTACTTGACCAGATCTTTGATCACGTCGGGACCACGTTTCCGCCGTTTGTTGACCTTCTCAAGAACCAGCAGGCCTCGAAGTTTAAGGATTATTTCTTCGTGAACGAATGGCCCGTCGAGGTCCGAAAGAACCCGCCCTACCTGGGTTGGTACAACGTAGAGTCTATGCCAAAGGTGAACTTGGCGAATCCGGAGCTCAAGAAGTACTTGCTCGATTCGGTCAACTTCTGGCATGAGCACGCTCAACTCAGCGGCTGGAGGCTGGACGTCGCCAACGAAGTGCCGCAGTGGTTTTGGCGTGAGTTTCGCCAGCGCGTGAAGACGATCGATCCGGATGCTTGGATTGTGGGCGAGGTTTGGTCCGACGCCAACCAGTGGCTGCAGGGTGACCAGTGGGATGCGAGCATGAACTACCCGTTCCAATATGCGGTCCGCGACTTCCTGGCAAAGAAGACCATGACTGCCAAAGAGTTCACGTTCCAGCTCATGCAGGTTTATGGCCTGTATGCTCCGCAGGTCAGCCGTAACCAACTCAATTTCCTCAGCACGCATGATACGCCTCGGTTCATTCATGAGGCGGGAAACGACCGGTCTGCGCAGAAGCTAGCCGCGGTGGTTCAGTTCACGTGGCCGGGCGCGCCGAGTGTGTACTACGGCGAAGAGCTGGGCATGGAAGGTGCGCACGACCCAGACAATCGCCGTCCTATGCGATGGGACCTCGCGAACGACGGCAACGACATGTTTGCCCACTACCGCAAGCTGATCGCCCTGCGACATCGCCACCCGATCTTGGTGGAGGGCGATCCGGTCGCGCTTGAGACTTCGAACAGCACGGATGTGGCAGCGTTCGGACGCACGCTCGGCGCGCAGCGAGCGGTGATCGCAATCAACCGCGCGAACTCGCCGCAAACTGCCGTAGTCAAAGTAAATAACTTCGGAAAAGGTGCGGACGTGCTTGGCAGCCAAGCGGTCACCTCGCAGAGCAGATCGTTGACCATCCGGCTTGCACCCAGAAGCGCCGCCGTCGTGCTGAACCGTCGCGCATACCCAGAAACAGTTTCTATCTATCATTTCGATCACAGCAATCATTCAATGGAGGCTCCTCAATGA
- a CDS encoding prepilin-type N-terminal cleavage/methylation domain-containing protein: MNRQRRLGFTLIELLVVIAIIAILAAILFPVFAQAKVAAKKTQDLSNVRQIATASIMYAGDQDDTLPQYKWPDFYAIATKLLPYTKNKDIFKNPTSPYKVGSVQQKQGRNPYGNYVTAPNDPCIGLPASTRGAANLYDDIYPPLDYAWNDSMRQDWSGALPGCSGGVDLGMSMTASKITDQAKAAMWIGFPSIGTMWPGGCVDGTCDYGATPTSLTARYWGTDFKGYFSQGSNVNHLDGHAQYYKYSRMHPGNKETFAKASAEGGTKRIDVKAWGFDWGHESVR; this comes from the coding sequence ATGAATCGTCAACGAAGACTGGGCTTTACGCTCATTGAACTTCTCGTCGTTATCGCGATTATCGCGATCCTTGCTGCCATTCTGTTCCCGGTGTTCGCCCAGGCGAAGGTCGCGGCCAAGAAGACGCAAGACCTGTCCAACGTCCGCCAGATTGCAACCGCCAGCATCATGTATGCCGGTGACCAGGACGATACGTTGCCGCAGTACAAGTGGCCGGACTTCTATGCCATCGCCACAAAGTTGCTGCCTTATACGAAGAACAAGGACATCTTCAAGAATCCGACTTCTCCGTACAAGGTCGGTTCGGTCCAGCAGAAGCAGGGCCGCAACCCCTATGGTAACTACGTCACGGCTCCGAACGATCCGTGTATTGGACTCCCAGCATCGACTCGCGGTGCTGCAAACCTGTACGACGATATCTATCCGCCGCTTGACTACGCTTGGAACGACTCCATGCGACAAGACTGGTCGGGCGCCCTCCCTGGCTGCAGCGGTGGTGTCGATCTCGGCATGTCGATGACTGCGAGCAAGATCACGGACCAGGCGAAGGCCGCTATGTGGATCGGCTTCCCGAGCATCGGTACCATGTGGCCGGGCGGCTGCGTGGATGGAACCTGCGACTACGGTGCAACTCCCACTAGCCTTACCGCTCGATACTGGGGTACCGACTTCAAGGGCTACTTCAGCCAGGGCTCGAACGTGAACCACCTCGATGGCCACGCTCAGTACTACAAGTACTCGCGCATGCACCCGGGCAACAAGGAGACCTTTGCGAAGGCTTCCGCCGAGGGTGGGACCAAGCGCATCGACGTCAAGGCTTGGGGCTTCGACTGGGGCCACGAGTCCGTTCGATAA
- a CDS encoding phenylalanine 4-monooxygenase, which translates to MGLTTTEAPFIEQARKDGNLYIEQPYELYSEENHEVWRALYERMTQHWQTYANEHFLKGIENLCLDPTRVPKLEDVNQFLNPLTGFRAKAVSGYVPAFLFFDCLRNREFPTTITIRRGDRLDYLPEPDIFHDIAGHVPMHTDRAFADTLVRFGDCAHLAAEMGRGISDGHERVRRLSSIIKAMARFFWFTVEFGLMRDRQSGALKAYGSGLLSSHGELEYSIESPDVQRYPAQLEWIINQGFEIDHYQPLLFIVDSFDSLFDMVGELERWMKDGRLDNVAPGEPLLEEADIQSFLDGGQ; encoded by the coding sequence ATTGGCTTAACGACGACGGAAGCTCCGTTCATTGAGCAGGCTCGCAAGGACGGCAACCTCTACATCGAGCAACCGTACGAGCTGTATTCCGAGGAGAATCACGAAGTCTGGCGCGCCCTGTACGAGCGCATGACCCAGCACTGGCAGACGTATGCCAACGAGCACTTTCTCAAGGGCATTGAGAACCTGTGCTTGGATCCGACGCGCGTGCCCAAGCTTGAGGATGTAAACCAGTTCCTGAACCCGCTCACCGGATTTCGGGCTAAGGCAGTCAGTGGTTACGTCCCGGCATTCTTGTTCTTCGATTGCCTCCGCAATCGGGAGTTCCCGACGACCATCACGATCCGGCGCGGCGATCGACTCGACTATTTGCCCGAGCCAGATATCTTCCACGACATCGCAGGCCACGTCCCCATGCATACCGATCGTGCGTTTGCGGACACCCTCGTTCGGTTCGGTGATTGCGCACATTTGGCCGCGGAGATGGGTCGGGGGATTTCCGACGGGCACGAAAGAGTCCGCAGGTTGAGCAGCATCATCAAGGCGATGGCGCGGTTCTTCTGGTTCACCGTGGAATTCGGACTGATGCGCGATCGCCAGTCGGGCGCGCTCAAAGCGTATGGCAGCGGACTCCTGTCCTCGCATGGGGAGTTGGAATACAGCATAGAATCGCCGGACGTACAGCGCTACCCAGCTCAGCTAGAGTGGATCATAAACCAGGGTTTCGAGATTGACCACTATCAGCCGCTGCTGTTCATCGTTGACTCGTTTGACAGTCTGTTTGACATGGTCGGCGAGCTTGAGCGATGGATGAAGGACGGACGGCTGGACAACGTCGCCCCCGGGGAGCCATTGCTGGAGGAGGCGGACATCCAGAGTTTCTTGGATGGCGGCCAGTGA
- a CDS encoding GNAT family N-acetyltransferase produces MSDPWIRPVELVGPSIILRPLAVEDANELFAASTAETYQYYVAVAPLRWDIEAYREYIQKRLALHDAVSLVMVDRDSGRLIGESAFMEIRAASKGLEIGLTWIAEPWRGTHVNPEAKFLMLRHAFEVAGAIRVQLKTDARNQHSQAAIRKLGAMYEGTLRKHGIQINGYVRDTAMFSIVDTEWPDVKLRLLDRLPPEKPRDLEGTS; encoded by the coding sequence GTGAGTGATCCTTGGATCAGACCGGTGGAACTGGTCGGTCCCTCGATCATCCTACGCCCGTTGGCAGTAGAGGATGCGAACGAGCTCTTCGCCGCGTCCACCGCCGAGACGTATCAGTACTACGTCGCCGTTGCGCCATTGCGGTGGGACATCGAGGCGTATCGCGAGTACATTCAGAAGCGCCTTGCGCTGCATGATGCGGTCTCGCTTGTCATGGTTGACCGGGACAGCGGCAGGCTCATTGGAGAGTCTGCCTTCATGGAGATTCGCGCCGCGAGCAAGGGGCTAGAGATCGGGTTGACCTGGATTGCCGAGCCTTGGCGGGGCACCCACGTGAACCCAGAAGCCAAGTTCCTGATGTTGCGCCACGCGTTTGAGGTCGCAGGGGCGATCCGCGTGCAATTGAAGACCGATGCGAGGAATCAGCACAGCCAAGCTGCAATCCGCAAGCTGGGAGCGATGTACGAGGGAACTCTGCGCAAACACGGGATACAGATCAACGGATACGTGCGCGATACTGCGATGTTCAGCATCGTGGATACCGAGTGGCCTGATGTGAAGCTGCGCCTGCTAGATCGGCTTCCACCCGAAAAGCCGCGGGACCTCGAAGGAACATCGTAG
- a CDS encoding 2-oxo acid dehydrogenase subunit E2, translated as MPVEILMPELGESVHEGTVSRWLKAEGDYVKEDEPVVEIMTDKVNTELQAPASGVLVKILIPEGGQVEVFKAMGLIDDGSAAAATPAAPAAPEPKKSFAPPNTTSQFASAPGASEPPVPSSEPAAASDGERRWYSPVVRSIAKGHGLSEGQLATIAGTGTGGRVTKKDLEAYLGGEAPAPAPAAPAAVTPAPVPAAAPKTESAAVVAGEGQEIIPLVGMRKMIADAMVRSSQVPTVSTLTEVDVTNMVKFRERNKDSFVEQFGVKLTYTPFFIKAITEALIEFPLVNASLQDGNIVMSKNVHMGVAVSLGAKGDQGLIVPVIRDANSKTLIEIAKDLEAIAAKARSNALGVADVQGGTFTLTNPGSYGAMLGTPMINAPQAAILGTYTIKQVPAVVDGMIGIRSIMNLVLTYDHRLIDGMLAGRFLQSVKKRLETFDFYK; from the coding sequence ATGCCAGTTGAAATCTTGATGCCCGAGCTGGGCGAATCTGTTCACGAAGGAACTGTCAGCCGGTGGCTCAAAGCCGAAGGCGACTACGTCAAGGAAGACGAGCCCGTGGTCGAGATCATGACCGATAAGGTCAACACTGAACTCCAGGCTCCGGCTTCCGGCGTACTCGTCAAGATTCTGATCCCCGAGGGTGGTCAGGTCGAAGTTTTCAAAGCGATGGGGCTCATCGATGATGGCTCCGCCGCTGCCGCCACGCCAGCCGCTCCGGCCGCGCCCGAACCCAAGAAGTCGTTCGCTCCGCCGAATACGACCTCGCAGTTTGCGAGCGCGCCGGGTGCGTCCGAGCCGCCGGTTCCCTCAAGCGAGCCTGCAGCCGCCAGCGATGGCGAGCGACGGTGGTATTCGCCAGTTGTGCGAAGCATCGCCAAGGGTCACGGGCTCTCGGAGGGACAATTGGCAACCATCGCCGGAACCGGTACGGGTGGCCGCGTCACGAAGAAAGATTTGGAAGCGTACCTGGGCGGAGAGGCGCCTGCGCCAGCGCCCGCCGCTCCTGCAGCGGTAACCCCAGCCCCAGTTCCCGCCGCCGCACCGAAGACCGAGTCTGCGGCTGTGGTTGCGGGCGAGGGTCAAGAGATCATCCCGCTGGTGGGGATGCGCAAAATGATCGCCGACGCGATGGTGCGCAGTAGCCAAGTCCCAACCGTTAGTACGCTCACCGAGGTGGACGTGACGAACATGGTCAAGTTCCGTGAGCGCAACAAGGACAGCTTCGTCGAGCAGTTTGGAGTTAAGCTCACCTACACTCCGTTCTTCATCAAAGCGATCACCGAGGCGTTGATTGAATTTCCACTCGTGAACGCCTCGCTGCAGGACGGAAACATCGTGATGTCTAAGAACGTCCACATGGGCGTGGCCGTTTCGCTGGGTGCAAAGGGCGACCAGGGACTCATCGTTCCAGTCATCCGCGATGCGAATTCTAAGACGCTGATCGAGATTGCCAAGGATCTGGAGGCGATTGCGGCCAAGGCCCGTTCGAACGCGCTCGGTGTCGCAGATGTCCAGGGAGGCACCTTCACGCTGACCAACCCCGGCAGCTACGGCGCGATGTTGGGGACCCCCATGATCAACGCCCCACAAGCGGCGATCCTGGGTACCTACACGATCAAGCAAGTGCCGGCGGTGGTGGACGGCATGATCGGCATTCGGTCGATCATGAACCTGGTGCTGACGTACGACCACCGATTGATCGACGGCATGCTCGCAGGTCGATTCCTTCAGAGCGTGAAGAAGCGATTGGAGACGTTCGACTTCTACAAATAA
- a CDS encoding 2-isopropylmalate synthase, whose product MSNRLLVFDTTLRDGEQSPGVRLSNEQKLEIAHQLAALGVDIIEAGFPVSSPGDFEAVNMLARELKGVTVCALTRAKENDIDVAAEALKPAASRRIHTGLGVSDNHLEHKLKMTRAQALEVGVRAVRHARQYTDNIEYFMEDSGRADPDYVYKVVESIIDAGATTINVPDTTGYTYPSEYYRLIKGIIDNVPNVDKAVLSCHCHNDLGMATANTLAGVMAGARQVEVTVNGIGERAGNTALEEVIMALYIRKDLFGIESGIDTTKLVPVSSLVCRHTGMVIQRNKAVVGANAYAHSSGIHQDGVLKERSTYEIIDPVLVGAAKTEIILTARSGRHGLKHRLHELGYDFPTDRFETIYTRFLAVADTKSEVDDEDLRALIAG is encoded by the coding sequence ATGTCCAACCGGCTTTTGGTTTTCGATACGACTCTCCGCGACGGTGAGCAGAGCCCGGGCGTCCGCCTGAGCAACGAGCAGAAGCTCGAGATCGCGCACCAGCTTGCGGCCTTGGGTGTGGACATTATCGAAGCCGGTTTCCCCGTCAGTTCGCCTGGCGATTTTGAAGCGGTCAACATGCTTGCGCGCGAGCTCAAAGGTGTGACCGTCTGCGCCCTCACGCGCGCCAAGGAGAACGACATCGATGTCGCCGCCGAGGCGCTCAAGCCCGCAGCCAGTCGGCGGATTCACACGGGTCTTGGCGTCAGCGACAATCACCTTGAGCACAAGCTCAAGATGACCCGCGCGCAGGCACTCGAAGTCGGCGTCCGGGCCGTGCGCCACGCTCGCCAGTACACGGATAACATCGAGTACTTCATGGAGGATTCGGGTCGAGCCGATCCGGATTACGTTTACAAGGTCGTGGAGTCGATCATCGATGCCGGAGCGACCACCATCAACGTCCCCGACACGACCGGGTACACCTACCCTTCCGAGTACTACCGGCTGATCAAGGGGATCATCGACAATGTGCCGAACGTAGACAAAGCCGTCTTGAGCTGCCATTGCCACAACGACCTAGGGATGGCGACCGCAAACACCCTCGCGGGTGTGATGGCCGGTGCACGTCAGGTTGAAGTCACCGTAAACGGCATCGGCGAGCGCGCTGGCAACACCGCCCTCGAAGAGGTCATCATGGCGCTGTACATTCGGAAGGACCTGTTCGGGATCGAATCAGGGATCGACACGACAAAGCTGGTCCCCGTTTCAAGCCTCGTTTGCCGCCATACCGGCATGGTGATCCAGCGCAACAAGGCGGTTGTGGGAGCGAACGCCTATGCCCATAGCAGCGGCATCCACCAAGATGGCGTGCTCAAGGAACGTTCGACGTACGAGATCATCGATCCCGTGCTCGTGGGCGCGGCAAAGACGGAGATCATCCTCACCGCGAGGAGCGGACGCCACGGACTGAAACATCGGCTGCATGAGCTCGGCTACGACTTCCCAACCGACCGGTTCGAGACGATCTACACGCGGTTCTTGGCGGTCGCAGACACCAAGTCGGAAGTCGACGACGAAGACCTACGAGCCCTCATCGCGGGCTAG
- the gcvPB gene encoding aminomethyl-transferring glycine dehydrogenase subunit GcvPB: protein MPTKKVQQPQLIFDKSSPGRIGCNLPVADTPEVDLSAALGDLRRELQLPELGELDVVRHFTNLSHLNYGIDTGFYPLGSCSMKYNPRINERTAGIPGFTHIHPMQPPATVPGALEVLAQTQEILCQVTGFDEITLQPLAGAHGELTCLMLIKAFHAENGEGDQRTVVLVPDSAHGTNPASAAICGYSVKTVPTDTDGGCDLNALRAALGPDVAAFMVTNPSTLGLFETNIREICDMVHAVGGQVFCDGANMNAMVGTTRPGDHGFDCMHLNLHKTFSTPHGGGGPGCGAIGLKSHLEPYLPVPVVRRSRASGSVELDYTRPHSIGRVSAYFGQFLMEVRALTYLLAFGREHMADISRHAVLNANYIKARLKDVLPAAHDRPCMHECVLTAEKYKREYGVRALDISKRLIDYGFHPPTNYFPLIVPEALMIEPTETECKETLDQFCDAVIAICEEARTNPQLLHDAPTTQIVGRLDEAAAVKNLDVRFRSAEPSKLNV from the coding sequence ATGCCAACCAAGAAGGTTCAACAACCTCAGCTCATCTTCGATAAGTCGTCCCCAGGTCGCATCGGCTGCAACCTCCCGGTCGCCGATACGCCCGAGGTCGATCTTTCGGCCGCCCTTGGCGATCTGCGCCGCGAACTTCAACTCCCTGAGCTTGGTGAACTCGACGTGGTCCGCCACTTTACCAATCTGAGCCACCTCAATTACGGCATCGACACCGGCTTTTACCCTCTGGGTTCGTGCTCCATGAAGTACAACCCGCGCATCAACGAGCGGACCGCAGGCATCCCCGGATTCACCCACATCCACCCGATGCAGCCGCCCGCGACTGTGCCGGGAGCCCTGGAAGTCCTCGCTCAGACGCAAGAGATCTTGTGCCAGGTCACCGGCTTCGACGAGATCACGCTGCAGCCGCTTGCGGGGGCGCACGGTGAACTCACGTGCCTCATGCTCATCAAGGCATTTCACGCGGAGAACGGTGAAGGCGACCAGCGTACGGTCGTTCTCGTGCCGGACTCGGCCCACGGGACCAACCCGGCCTCCGCCGCGATCTGCGGATACTCGGTCAAGACCGTCCCAACGGATACCGACGGAGGGTGCGACCTGAACGCGTTGCGCGCAGCGCTCGGTCCTGACGTCGCGGCTTTCATGGTCACCAACCCATCCACACTTGGACTGTTTGAGACCAACATTCGCGAGATCTGCGACATGGTGCACGCGGTCGGGGGTCAGGTGTTCTGCGACGGTGCGAACATGAACGCCATGGTCGGCACGACTCGCCCAGGCGATCACGGCTTCGACTGCATGCACCTAAACCTCCACAAGACGTTTTCCACCCCGCATGGTGGCGGCGGCCCTGGCTGCGGAGCGATCGGCCTGAAGTCGCATCTCGAGCCGTACTTGCCGGTGCCGGTGGTAAGACGTTCTCGCGCTTCAGGTTCGGTGGAGCTTGACTACACGCGCCCCCACAGCATCGGCCGGGTCTCAGCGTACTTCGGTCAGTTCCTCATGGAAGTGCGTGCGCTCACCTACCTACTGGCCTTTGGACGAGAGCACATGGCCGACATCTCGCGCCATGCAGTGCTTAACGCGAACTACATCAAGGCACGCCTCAAGGATGTCCTGCCCGCAGCTCACGATCGCCCGTGCATGCACGAGTGCGTGTTGACCGCCGAGAAGTACAAGCGAGAGTACGGAGTGCGTGCACTAGACATCTCCAAGCGGCTCATCGACTATGGATTCCACCCCCCGACGAACTACTTCCCTCTCATCGTGCCCGAGGCGCTGATGATCGAGCCAACCGAAACCGAGTGCAAAGAGACCCTCGATCAGTTCTGCGATGCGGTGATTGCCATCTGCGAAGAGGCCCGCACGAACCCGCAGCTCCTTCACGATGCACCGACGACTCAGATTGTCGGACGGCTGGATGAGGCAGCGGCGGTGAAGAACCTCGATGTACGCTTCCGCAGCGCCGAACCGTCGAAGCTGAACGTCTAA